Genomic segment of Thermococcus sp. 21S7:
CAACAGAGCCACGAACTTGGTGAAATCCATGTTCCTTCGAATATTATACCCAAACCAAGCATTTAAATATTACGTTTTTGGAAGCCTCTTCTTTCAAAAAAGCAACGTAAAGACCAGAGCTTTGCTTAGGAGGACTCATGAGCCTTTCCCACGTGACAGACCAGAAAGCATTGAACCTGCATCCAGGCAAAGACTATTCCCGTCCCCTAGCGGTCTTCTGCAGGGCATGACAGCCTCGCTCATGGGGGTCCCCCGTAATTATGGGAGAGGTATGAAAAAGAAAAATACGGGTTTATTGTATATGGCCCTTTTCCCTCAGATAGTCCTCAAGTGCATTCCTCCACGGTCTCATGTTAATCCCGTGGGATTTCAACTTTTCAACGCTCAGCGCTGAGAACTTTGGCCGTTTCGCCTTCGTTGGAAACTCGTCAGAAGTTATCGGGTTCAGATTTGCCCCGATGCCGGTTATTTCAAAGATTGCTTTCGCAAATTCGTACCAACTGCAGAATCCCCCGTTGGTCACGTGGTATGTTCCGTAGGGCAATCCGTTCTCCAGTATAGCCTTTATGGCCAACGCGGCATCTTTCGTGTATGTAGGGGACATGATGACGTCATTCACCACGTTTAGTTCTCTCCCGGATTTTGCAAGCTTTATCATGGTCTCCACGAAGTTCCCGCCCTTACCGCTCGCGCCGGCGATTCCAAACAGACTGGAAACCCTAATAACGTAATGCTCGCCGTGTATGTACCTCGTCAAAAGTTCCCCCGCATACTTGCTCACACCATAGACGTTTATCGGGTTCGGAACGTCATCCTCCGTGTATGGCCTACCCTTCTCCCCGTCGAAGACGTAGTCAGTGCTGATATACACGTTGATTGCGTTGATATCCTTGGCTACCGTGGCCACGTTTCTAGCACCAACCGAATTAACAAGGAAAGTCTTTTCGGGGTTTTCTTCACATTCATCGGTTTTGTGATACGCCGCCGTGTTGATGATCACATCGGGCCGGAGTTCCTTTAAGATGTCCAAACTCTCAATGTCCGTGACATCCAGATCCCTGTGGGTCAGGGGTACTGCATTCTCTCCAAAGGCCCTAACTAAATCACTCCCAAGCTGACCATTTGCCCCGATTACCGCTACCCTCATCACGACCACCCGAACAACAGGCTCAATTAAACATTAAAAAGAATAAAACCCCATTCATTAAAACAATTCTCCCCTCTGGATCAGCTCCTTTAGGGTTGGCCATTTTTTGTCCTTTTCTGAGAGGATTGGCTCCTCAACGGGCCACTTAATTCCCACGTCTGGATCGTTCCAGAGCAGTCCGCCCTCCTGATCCGGCGCATAGACGTTGTCAACCTTATAGGCAACCTCGGCAACATCGCTCAACACCGCGAACCCATGGGCAAAACCCCTGGGAATGTAAAGTTGATACTTGTTGAACTCTGATAGGATAACCCCAACATATTTTCCAAAGGTTGGTGAATCCTTTCTTAAATCCACCGCAACATCGTATATTACCCCGCGTACACATCTCACAATCTTCGCCTGGGCATACTGCCCCTTCTGGAAGTGTAATCCTCTGAGAACCCCATACTTAGACCTGGAATGGTTATCCTGGATGAATTCCCCCGTTATCCCCGCCTTTTCAAAGTCCGATTTTTTGTAGGTTTCCATAAAGAAGCCACGCTCATCCCCAAACACCTTGGGTTTTATCAATATTACATCGGGTATCTCCAACCGTCTAAACTCAAACGGCATCAAAACCACCTCCATTGTTGTTAGCTTAAGTTTCACTTTAAGCTTTTTCGTTTCTCGTTTACCGGTGCTATGATTCTCTCATAAAACTCTCTGAGCGTTCTTGTGTGTTCTTCAACCCATTCCCCGCTCACGTTTCTCCTCGCGACCCCTCTTTCATAGCCTGCTCCGCCACGGCCCTTGCTTCCTTTGGATAGCCTTTGTTAGGATTCTCAAAGTCGCAAAACCTGCAGCACGGCACCAAATAAGGCTATCATGATTTCACGAATCTGTCGGGGTCTTGCTCGCTAACCATTACATTCTTTACTTTTGAAAGTCCCGCCCTTTAGGGTGGGGCGGAGGTCAGCGGAAACGCATCGACACCGCCAAAATGTTTAAAGAGCAGAGCTTTTCCTTTCATTAAGCTCACTCACGTTCCCCGTCGGATTTTAATTTTTCCACCCCAACCCTTTCAGCTATCCCATTCAACTCTTCCATGACTTTCCTGTAAATGGGGATACCAACCTTTAAGCGGGTTTCCATCGTGAGAAAGCCCTTTTCTCCATGGATCCAAATCTTCTCAAAATCCTCGTGCTTCCTTGAACTTTTCAGCTCTTCAATCATTGCACCCATATTCTCCCTGAACTCCTGGAGCGGGACAAAGGCCTCAATGTTAATAGCCATAAAAAAGTGGTCAACCTCACTGTGCTTTTCGCTTGTATTCTTCACGTGTCTGCTCCATGTTCCGCCACTTAAAATCCCCGCCAAAATATCAACCATAACACTCAGCCCATAACCCTTATGCCCACCGAAAAGCTCCCCAAAGCCCCCCAACGGCAGTAGAGCACCACCAGCAAAAACCCTTTCAACATCCGTTGTTACATTGCCATCGCCATCAATGGCCCAGCCTTCTGGAATCGGCTTTCCCTTCCTCCGATACACTTCGAGCTTTCCAATTGGAACGACACTGGTTGCCATGTCAAGTAAGAACGGTTTACCGTTGGTCGGAGCGGCTAGAGCAATGGGGTTCGTTCCCAGAAACCGCTCCACCCCTCCAGTTGGGGCAACTAAGGGACGAGAATTAGTCATGCTGATTCCAATCATGCCCTCCTCGGCGGCCATCAGGGCGTAATACCCCGCGATACCATAGTGATTGCTGTTCCTTACCGCCACGACCCCGACACCACTGTCTTTAGCCTTTTCAATAGCCAGCTTCATAGCGTTATAACCCACGACTTGTCCCAGGCCTTCATCACCGTCAATTAGAGCATATGAGAGTCCTTCCCTAACGATTCTAATATTTGGATGGAGGTTTATCCCCCCGCTCAGGATTCCATCAACGTAGCGTTTGAGCCTCTGAACGCCGTGACTTTCGATTCCCCTCAGGTCAGCCATGACCAAGTTGTCAGCAACTATTTCCGCATCATTCTTAGGAACCCCAAGCTTTGTAAGAACATTCACGACAAAGGAGAAGAGTTCATCTTTAGGAATCCTTACATAACTTTCATCGACGTGGCCTTTTTCAAACATCTCCCTCCCCCCAGCAAACGGAGTCAACAACGTAAAAATTGGAAAAAGTCACAGGATTCTACCGTTCAGCTCCACTTCCCGGATGATTTTGTGCGCTTCCAGTAGATACTTATACCACTGAACCGTTCTGGTCTTTATATCATCCTTGATTTTTCCGTCCTCCAATGCACTGTAAATCTCCTTTGCGGCATCTTTTGGAGTATATTTTGGTTTAAATCCAAGAACTTCATTTATTTTCGAGAAATCAACCCTGTATGACCTCTTGTCCGGATCCCCGTACCACTCATACTGCAGTTCCATGCCGAGTGCATCAGCCAGCATTTGAGCTAACGGGAATATCTGATAGTTCTGTTCATTGCTCCCAACATTGAATATCCGCCCGTTAACCAGTTCGCTATCAGACTCAAGAACCTTAATGAACGCTCTGGAGGTATCCCGAACGTGGACAAAGGGTCTCCACTGGGTTCCATCCCGCATTATTCTCAGTTTTCCATCCTTCCAGAGATACAGAACCATGGCATTTATCACCAAATCAAAACGCATCCTGGGGGAAAGTCCGTACACAGTGGCCTGTCTCAGGAAAGTTGCGCTGAATTTGTTATCCCTCAGGGGCATAATATCCCGCTCCGCCAAAACTGCCGATTTCGCATAAGTTGTCAGCGGGTTTGTTGGTGAATCCTCGTTCACAATTCCATCCTGAAATCCGTAGACACTGCAGGTTGAAGCAAAGATATACTTCTCCACCCCATATTTTTTAGCCAGCTGCGCAACTCTCACCCTACCCTTGTAGTTTATTTCCATTGTCCTCTCCGGATCAAGCTCCCCAGAAGGGTCATTCGACAGCGCTGCAAGGTCAATGACGGCGTCTACACCCCTCATGATAGAGGGATCAAACCACCGTATGTCATCTTTGACCAAGGTCAATCCCGGATGCCCCTCAACATCCCTTAGCGTCTCCCTGCCAAAGAAAAACCTGTCAAGGACAATGACTTCGTACCCATCTTCCAAAAGCATCGGCACCATAACGGAACCGATATAACCTGCACCTCCCGTAACCAGCACTCGCATTTTCCGTCACCTCCGATTATAAGAGTACCCGAGACATATCGCCCAATACGAATTTTCTACCCGACGGGTGAGAACTCCCCCTCAAAATCTTAGCCCCCCTTCCGATGAGGCTCTCCACTATTCTCCCGGCATCCCTTATCTCACTGTCGGGCAGGATTATTGAGTCCTCCACCTCAGTGTTCTCTATAACAACGTTGTCCCCGATGCTCGTGTATGGACCGATGTAGGAGTTCCTTATCACGACATTCTTGCCTATAACTACGGGGCCCTTTATGACAGTTTTCTCGTCTATCTCCGTCCCCTTTTCGATTACAACCCTTCCGTGGATCCTCGCCTTTGTCTCGACCTGTATCTCCGTCTGAATGTCGTCCAGGATTAATCTGTTCGCATCGAGCAAGTCCCCGGGCTTTCCGGTATCCTTCCACCATCCCGTTACCTTCGTCCAGCCGACACGGTAGCCATTGTCAATGAGCCACTGAATCGCATCCGTAATCTCTAATTCGTTCCTCCATGAGGGCTTTATGTTCCTTACCGCCTCGTGGATGACGGGCTTGAAGAAGTAGATTCCCACCAGAGCGAGGTTGCTCGGCGGCACCTTGGGCTTCTCGACGAGCCTTTTTATCGTCTTCCCGTCCTCGCTGAGCTCAGCAACGCCGAACTGCTGGGGATTTGGAACCTCCTGAAGGAGTATGCTGGCGTCAAAGTCCCCATCTTTGAAGTGCCTTAGATGCTCAACAATACCCTCCCTGAGGATGTTGTCACCCAAGTACATGACGAAATCATCATCGCCGAGGTAGTCCCTGGCAACAAGTATCGCGTGGGCCAGCCCCTTCGGGTCGCCCTGATAAATAAACTCTATGTCTGCGTCCCAATCCTCACTTAGCACAGTTTCCTTGACCTGCTCGGCGTTCGGACCAACTATTATGCCAATCTCATGAATACCTGCTTCAATTACGTCTTCAATCGCGTAGAAAAGCACTGGCTTGTTGGCAACGGGAATCAATTGCTTCTGCTGGGAATAAGTGAGGGGTCTCAGCCTCGTCCCATGGCCGCCGGAGAGAATAAGGGCCTTCATGATTAATCACCGAAGTTGGGTACTGGTTTATAGGATAAAAACCTATCGTGCGAACAAAAGCCGCGTTCGTACCGTTAACAAACCTTTAACAACCATATATGCGCGGGCCACCCACCCGACCTCCTCCCCGCCCCGGAGGGCAAGGCGCAAAAAGAGCACCTCACACATCCAGCAGTGTGAACAGGCCGATCAGCAGTATTATCACGTTCATGGCAGTTTTAAGCTTCTCCCTATCGGCGATCCGGTTCACATGGGTGCCGAGGTAAACGCCCGGAATCGTCCCCAGGATGAGGGTTCCCGCGAGACCGTAATCAACCCCACCGATGCCCGCGTAGTTCAGGAAGCTGGAGGCCGAAAGCGCCAGTCCGTAGACTATCGTAACCCCGACGACATCCTTCGGATCGAGCCGGGCGACGTTCATCAGTGTGAAGCTCACTATAACCCCAGCCCCAACTGACGTGAACTGGACGGTCAGGCCGACGATAAAGCCGAGAAGGTAAACGTAGGCCCACCTCGGCCTTACAGGGATGCGGAATTCGCCCTTGAGGAGGCTCAGAACAGCACTGATGACCAGAATGATCCCGAGGAGCGGCGTGAGGTATCCGTTCAGAACTCCCCTGTCAATCTCCCTCAGGATTATCCCGCCGAGAACTACAGCAGGAAGGCTGCCCGCGAAAAGGCGAAGCGCTATATCGTACCTTATCCCGCCCCTCCTCCCGTGGAAGAACACCCCAAAAATCCTCGTGACGGTGGCGTAGAGCAGGTCCGTTCCCACAGCCGTTAGCGGTTCAACGCCAAGGAAGATTAGAGAAGGGGTCATCAAAGCCCCGCCGCCAACCCCCGTTAGGCCCACGAGAAAACCGACGAGGAAGCCCAGCCCAACGAAGGTCAGCGGATTCAATGCCCTACCCTCCGGTTCACGGCAGGTAGCCGAGCTCCCTGGCCTTTGTTATTACCGCCTCGACCTCTTCTTCCGGCGTCATCTTCGAGCTGTCCACCCTCACCTCGGGGTTCTCGGGCTCCTCGTAGACACCGTCGTAGCCGGTCAGGCCCTTTATCTCGCCCCTCAGGGCCTTGGCGTACAGACCCTTCGGGTCGCGCTGAATCCTGACCTCAAGCGGGGCGTAGACGTAGACCTCGATGAAGTTTCCTATCTCCTTCCTCGCGTACTCCCTGACCGCTTTGTAGGGCGAAATCAGCGAGACTATCGCTATCACGCCGTTCCTGCTGAGGAGCTTGGCCATGTGGATTACAACCCTGTTGTGCATCTCCCTCGCTTCCTTCGAGAAGCCCAGCTCAGGGTATAGCGTCTTCCTTATCGTGTCCCCGTCGAGTATCTCCACGCGGTAGCCCATCTCCCTGAGCTTCCTCGCGAGCTTCACAGCCAAGGTTGTCTTTCCGGCCCCGCTCGGCCCCGTGAGCCAGATTGTAAATCCCTTTTCGAGGTTTTTGAGCCCATTCATTTTATCTCCTCCATCCAAGCAGTAGTAGGATCAATGGACAGTGGCCTCTTCGATCCTTACGGTTATCTCGTTCAACGGATGCGAGTGAGTTCTCAGGGAGGCATTGATTATCTCTATGCCCACTATCTCCCCTTCCTCCCCGTAGTCTATCAGCACTCCCTCCTCAACTTCCACTGTCTCGACGATCTTTGCGTCCGAGAATTTTATGTACATGACATCGTGTTTGGGGTCGTATGATATCCTCATCGTTTCTCACCCCCACCGTATTTTCTAACTTTGG
This window contains:
- the rfbD gene encoding dTDP-4-dehydrorhamnose reductase; the protein is MRVAVIGANGQLGSDLVRAFGENAVPLTHRDLDVTDIESLDILKELRPDVIINTAAYHKTDECEENPEKTFLVNSVGARNVATVAKDINAINVYISTDYVFDGEKGRPYTEDDVPNPINVYGVSKYAGELLTRYIHGEHYVIRVSSLFGIAGASGKGGNFVETMIKLAKSGRELNVVNDVIMSPTYTKDAALAIKAILENGLPYGTYHVTNGGFCSWYEFAKAIFEITGIGANLNPITSDEFPTKAKRPKFSALSVEKLKSHGINMRPWRNALEDYLREKGHIQ
- the rfbC gene encoding dTDP-4-dehydrorhamnose 3,5-epimerase — its product is MPFEFRRLEIPDVILIKPKVFGDERGFFMETYKKSDFEKAGITGEFIQDNHSRSKYGVLRGLHFQKGQYAQAKIVRCVRGVIYDVAVDLRKDSPTFGKYVGVILSEFNKYQLYIPRGFAHGFAVLSDVAEVAYKVDNVYAPDQEGGLLWNDPDVGIKWPVEEPILSEKDKKWPTLKELIQRGELF
- a CDS encoding Ldh family oxidoreductase, whose protein sequence is MFEKGHVDESYVRIPKDELFSFVVNVLTKLGVPKNDAEIVADNLVMADLRGIESHGVQRLKRYVDGILSGGINLHPNIRIVREGLSYALIDGDEGLGQVVGYNAMKLAIEKAKDSGVGVVAVRNSNHYGIAGYYALMAAEEGMIGISMTNSRPLVAPTGGVERFLGTNPIALAAPTNGKPFLLDMATSVVPIGKLEVYRRKGKPIPEGWAIDGDGNVTTDVERVFAGGALLPLGGFGELFGGHKGYGLSVMVDILAGILSGGTWSRHVKNTSEKHSEVDHFFMAINIEAFVPLQEFRENMGAMIEELKSSRKHEDFEKIWIHGEKGFLTMETRLKVGIPIYRKVMEELNGIAERVGVEKLKSDGERE
- a CDS encoding SDR family oxidoreductase, with the translated sequence MRVLVTGGAGYIGSVMVPMLLEDGYEVIVLDRFFFGRETLRDVEGHPGLTLVKDDIRWFDPSIMRGVDAVIDLAALSNDPSGELDPERTMEINYKGRVRVAQLAKKYGVEKYIFASTCSVYGFQDGIVNEDSPTNPLTTYAKSAVLAERDIMPLRDNKFSATFLRQATVYGLSPRMRFDLVINAMVLYLWKDGKLRIMRDGTQWRPFVHVRDTSRAFIKVLESDSELVNGRIFNVGSNEQNYQIFPLAQMLADALGMELQYEWYGDPDKRSYRVDFSKINEVLGFKPKYTPKDAAKEIYSALEDGKIKDDIKTRTVQWYKYLLEAHKIIREVELNGRIL
- a CDS encoding glucose-1-phosphate thymidylyltransferase; the protein is MKALILSGGHGTRLRPLTYSQQKQLIPVANKPVLFYAIEDVIEAGIHEIGIIVGPNAEQVKETVLSEDWDADIEFIYQGDPKGLAHAILVARDYLGDDDFVMYLGDNILREGIVEHLRHFKDGDFDASILLQEVPNPQQFGVAELSEDGKTIKRLVEKPKVPPSNLALVGIYFFKPVIHEAVRNIKPSWRNELEITDAIQWLIDNGYRVGWTKVTGWWKDTGKPGDLLDANRLILDDIQTEIQVETKARIHGRVVIEKGTEIDEKTVIKGPVVIGKNVVIRNSYIGPYTSIGDNVVIENTEVEDSIILPDSEIRDAGRIVESLIGRGAKILRGSSHPSGRKFVLGDMSRVLL
- a CDS encoding sulfite exporter TauE/SafE family protein, coding for MNPLTFVGLGFLVGFLVGLTGVGGGALMTPSLIFLGVEPLTAVGTDLLYATVTRIFGVFFHGRRGGIRYDIALRLFAGSLPAVVLGGIILREIDRGVLNGYLTPLLGIILVISAVLSLLKGEFRIPVRPRWAYVYLLGFIVGLTVQFTSVGAGVIVSFTLMNVARLDPKDVVGVTIVYGLALSASSFLNYAGIGGVDYGLAGTLILGTIPGVYLGTHVNRIADREKLKTAMNVIILLIGLFTLLDV
- the cysC gene encoding adenylyl-sulfate kinase, which translates into the protein MNGLKNLEKGFTIWLTGPSGAGKTTLAVKLARKLREMGYRVEILDGDTIRKTLYPELGFSKEAREMHNRVVIHMAKLLSRNGVIAIVSLISPYKAVREYARKEIGNFIEVYVYAPLEVRIQRDPKGLYAKALRGEIKGLTGYDGVYEEPENPEVRVDSSKMTPEEEVEAVITKARELGYLP
- a CDS encoding DUF2283 domain-containing protein, which codes for MRISYDPKHDVMYIKFSDAKIVETVEVEEGVLIDYGEEGEIVGIEIINASLRTHSHPLNEITVRIEEATVH